Proteins encoded by one window of Vibrio panuliri:
- the mukB gene encoding chromosome partition protein MukB — protein MIQRGKYQSLTMINWNGFFARTFDIDGLVTTLSGGNGAGKSTTMAAFITALIPDQTLLHFRNTTEAGSSQSSRDKGLYGKLQPGACYAALDVVNSRNQRLLFAVKLQQVAGRDKKVDIKPFVIQGLPSDVKPCDVLIESVSETQARVRQINEVKESIAKYEGVQFKAFSSVVDYHAQMFEFGVIPKKLRNSSDRSKFYRLIEASLYGGISSAITRSLRDYLLPQNGGVKKAFQDMESALRENRMTLEAIKTTQADRDLFKHLITESTNYVAADYMRHANDRRNKLDQTMTLRGELFGSRQSLIEQNSLLNRVHEELEMLVESEAALEQDYQAASDHLQLVQNALRQQEKIERYQEDLEQLSERLEEQLMVVEEAQERVLMAEEQSTVAEEEVDSLKTQLADYQQALDMQQTRALQYQQAVQALEKAKQLLSNDALTAESAQALVAELKQREADSTTTLLALKHKLDMSSAAAQQFETALQLVTSIVGTVERSQAAEQAKSAIAQGREAKQLNDNESQWRAQYRDLERSLNQQRQARELVQEYQKQHHVELADELSFEQERERHSAQIESLEYAQEELREQRSEQRRLEQDAAAEIAKFEAIAPTWIAANDALENLREQSGAELVDSQAVMSQMQLVLEQEKQQSIAKDKLAERRTFLDGEIERLASPGGSNDSRLKGLADTLGGVLLSEIYDDITIDDAPYFSAMYGPARHAIVVSDLSGIEEKLVELDDCPEDLYIIEGDIDAFDDSSFNAEELEGAVCVRLNDRQMRYSRLPEIPLFGRAAREQRLELLRSEREEVVEEHAKAAFDSQKLQRLYQAFNNFVAKHIQVAFEADPEQALQKVRDKRNQFVRQLAELDGKEQQQRAQLLGSRQAIALLDKLAPTMRFIEDETLEARFAEIEEKLTQVSQAKAFLTQHAKALESLEKVAGALDADPEQFEALEAEYQAADLQLQTLKTQIFALSDLVERRHYFAYSDSVDLLSKSSELSEQLKAKLVQAEQLRTRSRDELKQSQDQMNQYNQVLASLKSSHQAKLETVQEFKQELQEYGVTADEGAAERAQRRRDELNERLHTSRSRKSEYERTITSTELEMKALAKRMKKVQKDYAELRTFVVAAKAGWCSVLRLARENDVERRLHKRELAYMSAAELRSMSDKSLGALRLAVADNDDLRDSLRLSEDTAHPERKVLFYIAVYQHLRERIRQDIIRTDDPVEAIEEMEVELARLTEELTQRENRLAISSDSVASIIKKTIQREQNRIRMLNQGLSNISFGQVKGVRLNVKIRESHEVLLNGLAAQQEQHKDLFETTRYTFSEAMAKLFQRVNPHIDMGQRSPQVLGEELLDYRNYLELSVEVNRGSDGWLQAESGALSTGEAIGTGQSILLMVVQSWEEESRRLRSKDIIPCRLLFLDEAARLDGKSISTLFELCDRLDMQLLIAAPENISPEKGTTYKLVRKVFKDHEHVHVVGLRGFGQTDQAKSEVQELMEEL, from the coding sequence ATGATTCAACGCGGTAAATATCAATCGCTGACCATGATCAACTGGAACGGCTTCTTTGCTCGTACATTTGATATCGATGGTCTCGTCACCACACTATCTGGTGGTAACGGTGCGGGTAAGTCGACCACCATGGCGGCGTTTATCACAGCACTTATTCCTGACCAAACACTACTTCACTTCCGTAACACCACAGAGGCGGGCAGCAGCCAATCGTCTCGCGATAAAGGTCTTTACGGTAAATTGCAGCCAGGTGCGTGTTATGCAGCGCTAGATGTAGTGAACTCACGTAACCAACGTCTACTGTTCGCGGTTAAACTGCAGCAAGTGGCGGGTCGTGATAAGAAAGTCGACATCAAACCTTTCGTTATCCAAGGTTTACCAAGTGACGTTAAGCCATGTGATGTGCTGATTGAAAGCGTATCTGAGACGCAAGCGCGCGTACGTCAAATCAACGAAGTGAAAGAGAGCATCGCCAAGTACGAAGGCGTGCAATTCAAAGCATTTTCTTCAGTGGTAGATTACCACGCGCAAATGTTTGAGTTTGGCGTGATCCCTAAGAAGCTACGTAACTCTTCCGATCGCTCAAAGTTCTACCGCTTGATCGAAGCCTCGCTTTACGGTGGTATCTCTAGTGCGATTACGCGTTCACTGCGCGACTACCTACTGCCACAAAATGGCGGGGTAAAAAAAGCATTCCAAGATATGGAGTCGGCGCTGCGTGAAAACCGCATGACGCTAGAAGCAATCAAAACCACTCAGGCTGACCGTGATCTATTCAAACACCTGATCACTGAGTCAACCAACTATGTAGCGGCTGACTACATGCGTCACGCCAATGATCGCCGTAACAAGCTTGATCAAACGATGACTCTGCGTGGCGAACTGTTTGGTTCACGTCAAAGCCTGATTGAGCAAAATTCATTGCTAAACCGCGTTCACGAAGAACTTGAAATGCTGGTGGAAAGTGAAGCGGCACTTGAGCAAGACTACCAAGCGGCATCTGACCACTTGCAGTTGGTGCAAAATGCACTGCGCCAACAAGAGAAGATCGAACGTTACCAAGAAGATCTAGAGCAGCTAAGTGAGCGCCTAGAAGAGCAGTTGATGGTAGTGGAAGAAGCACAAGAGCGCGTTCTGATGGCTGAAGAGCAATCAACGGTTGCTGAAGAAGAAGTTGATAGTCTAAAAACGCAACTGGCTGATTACCAACAAGCGTTGGATATGCAGCAAACTCGTGCACTGCAATATCAACAAGCGGTTCAGGCACTGGAAAAAGCTAAGCAACTGCTAAGTAATGACGCTCTAACTGCAGAATCAGCGCAAGCTTTGGTTGCTGAATTAAAGCAGCGTGAAGCAGACAGCACCACCACACTACTTGCGCTTAAGCATAAGCTTGATATGTCGTCGGCAGCAGCGCAGCAATTTGAGACCGCGCTTCAACTGGTGACGAGCATTGTTGGTACGGTTGAACGCAGTCAAGCGGCTGAGCAAGCGAAAAGTGCGATTGCACAAGGCCGTGAAGCGAAGCAACTGAATGACAATGAGTCGCAGTGGCGCGCTCAATACCGTGACCTTGAGCGTAGCTTAAATCAGCAACGTCAAGCACGTGAACTCGTGCAAGAGTATCAAAAGCAGCACCATGTCGAATTGGCAGATGAGCTGAGCTTTGAACAAGAGCGCGAGCGTCATAGTGCGCAAATTGAATCACTTGAATATGCGCAAGAAGAATTGCGCGAACAGCGCAGTGAACAGCGCCGTTTAGAGCAAGATGCTGCGGCTGAAATCGCTAAGTTTGAAGCCATTGCACCAACTTGGATTGCCGCCAACGATGCACTAGAAAACTTGCGTGAGCAAAGTGGTGCAGAGCTGGTTGATAGCCAAGCGGTTATGAGCCAAATGCAGCTTGTGCTTGAGCAAGAGAAGCAACAGTCAATTGCCAAAGATAAGCTGGCTGAACGTCGTACGTTCCTAGATGGTGAAATCGAACGCCTAGCATCGCCTGGTGGTTCAAATGATTCACGCTTAAAAGGTTTGGCTGACACCCTAGGCGGTGTACTGCTATCTGAAATTTACGACGACATCACGATTGATGACGCGCCGTACTTCAGTGCGATGTACGGTCCGGCTCGTCACGCGATTGTGGTATCCGATCTGTCTGGCATCGAAGAGAAGCTGGTTGAGCTAGATGATTGTCCAGAAGATTTGTACATCATTGAAGGCGATATCGATGCCTTTGATGACAGCTCATTCAACGCAGAAGAGTTAGAAGGCGCAGTGTGCGTTCGTCTCAACGACCGTCAAATGCGTTACTCACGTTTGCCGGAGATTCCATTGTTTGGTCGCGCAGCGCGCGAGCAACGTTTGGAACTGCTGCGCTCTGAGCGCGAAGAAGTGGTGGAAGAGCACGCTAAAGCGGCATTCGATTCACAGAAACTGCAGCGTCTGTACCAAGCGTTCAATAACTTTGTAGCTAAGCACATTCAAGTGGCGTTTGAAGCGGACCCTGAGCAAGCTCTGCAAAAAGTGCGTGATAAGCGTAACCAATTTGTTCGTCAGCTTGCCGAGCTAGATGGCAAAGAGCAGCAGCAACGTGCCCAGCTACTGGGTAGCCGACAAGCCATTGCACTGCTTGATAAACTAGCGCCAACCATGCGCTTTATCGAAGATGAAACGCTAGAAGCACGTTTCGCTGAAATCGAAGAGAAGCTTACTCAAGTCTCTCAAGCGAAAGCGTTCCTAACGCAACATGCCAAAGCGCTAGAGTCACTAGAGAAAGTGGCGGGTGCGCTTGATGCTGACCCTGAGCAATTTGAAGCGCTAGAAGCGGAATACCAAGCGGCTGACCTACAGTTGCAAACGCTGAAAACCCAGATCTTTGCCTTGTCTGATTTGGTAGAGCGTCGCCACTATTTTGCTTACTCAGACTCAGTGGATTTATTGAGTAAGAGCAGTGAACTTAGTGAGCAGCTAAAAGCAAAATTGGTCCAAGCGGAACAGCTTCGTACTCGCAGCCGAGATGAGCTAAAACAGTCGCAAGACCAAATGAACCAATACAACCAAGTATTGGCATCATTAAAGAGCTCACACCAAGCGAAACTGGAAACGGTTCAAGAGTTTAAGCAAGAGCTGCAAGAGTACGGCGTAACCGCTGACGAGGGTGCAGCAGAGCGTGCGCAGCGTCGTCGTGACGAGCTAAATGAGCGTCTACATACATCTCGCAGCCGTAAGAGTGAGTACGAGCGTACGATCACTTCAACTGAGCTGGAAATGAAAGCGCTGGCTAAGCGCATGAAGAAAGTTCAGAAAGATTATGCAGAGCTACGTACTTTCGTCGTGGCAGCAAAAGCGGGTTGGTGCTCAGTATTGCGTCTTGCGCGTGAAAACGACGTTGAACGTCGTCTACACAAGCGTGAACTGGCTTACATGTCAGCGGCTGAACTGCGTTCAATGTCAGATAAATCATTGGGTGCATTGCGTCTTGCTGTGGCAGACAATGACGACCTACGTGATTCACTGCGTCTATCGGAAGATACCGCGCATCCAGAGCGTAAGGTTCTGTTCTACATTGCTGTTTACCAACACCTACGTGAGCGTATTCGCCAAGATATCATCCGTACCGATGATCCGGTTGAAGCGATCGAAGAGATGGAAGTGGAGCTAGCGCGTCTAACAGAAGAGCTAACGCAACGTGAAAACCGTCTCGCGATCAGCTCTGACTCGGTTGCAAGCATCATCAAGAAGACGATCCAGCGTGAGCAAAACCGTATTCGTATGCTAAACCAAGGCTTGTCGAACATCTCGTTCGGTCAAGTGAAAGGCGTGCGTCTAAACGTGAAGATCCGCGAAAGTCACGAAGTGCTACTTAACGGTCTAGCGGCGCAGCAAGAGCAACATAAAGACTTGTTTGAAACGACGCGCTACACCTTCTCTGAAGCCATGGCGAAGTTGTTCCAACGTGTGAACCCACACATCGATATGGGGCAACGTTCACCGCAAGTATTGGGTGAAGAGCTACTGGATTACCGTAACTACCTAGAGTTAAGCGTAGAAGTAAATCGTGGTTCTGATGGTTGGCTACAAGCGGAATCGGGCGCACTTTCAACGGGTGAGGCGATCGGTACTGGTCAGTCAATCCTATTGATGGTGGTGCAAAGCTGGGAAGAAGAATCCCGTCGTCTGCGCAGTAAAGACATTATCCCATGTCGCCTACTGTTCTTGGATGAGGCGGCTCGTCTCGATGGTAAATCAATCTCGACGCTGTTTGAACTGTGTGACCGTCTGGATATGCAGCTTCTCATCGCCGCACCAGAGAATATCAGCCCAGAGAAAGGTACCACTTACAAACTGGTTCGTAAGGTATTTAAAGACCACGAAC
- the mukE gene encoding chromosome partition protein MukE has protein sequence MSSTDTNEYMSENLAKAISNPLFPALDSMLRAGRHVSSEDLDNHALLADFETELALFYQRYNTELVKAPEGFFYLRPRSTSLISRSVLSELDMLVGKVLCFLYLSPERLAHEGIFTNQELYEELIQLTDETKLMKLVTNRATGSDLDKEKLFEKVRTSLRRLRRLGMIINIGETGKFRISEAVFRFGADVRVGDDMREAQLRLIRDGEAVVHTQEPSQGSLLTDDEQQDTELDVVAHEETEGEA, from the coding sequence ATGTCATCGACAGATACTAACGAATACATGTCAGAGAATCTGGCAAAAGCAATCTCAAATCCGCTCTTTCCTGCGCTTGATAGCATGTTACGAGCAGGTCGTCACGTATCAAGTGAAGATTTGGACAACCACGCACTGCTGGCGGATTTTGAAACTGAGTTAGCGCTGTTTTATCAGCGTTACAACACTGAACTGGTAAAAGCGCCGGAAGGCTTTTTCTATCTGCGCCCGCGCTCAACGTCGCTGATTAGCCGTAGCGTGCTATCTGAGCTTGATATGCTGGTGGGTAAGGTATTGTGTTTCCTATACCTTAGCCCTGAGCGTTTGGCTCACGAAGGTATTTTTACCAATCAAGAACTGTATGAAGAATTGATTCAACTGACCGATGAAACCAAGCTGATGAAGTTGGTGACTAACCGTGCTACGGGGTCAGATCTGGATAAAGAAAAACTATTTGAAAAAGTTCGTACCTCGCTACGCCGTTTGCGTCGCCTTGGCATGATCATCAATATCGGTGAGACCGGTAAGTTCCGCATCAGCGAAGCGGTATTTCGTTTTGGTGCCGATGTTCGTGTTGGCGATGACATGCGTGAAGCGCAACTGCGTTTGATCCGTGATGGTGAAGCGGTTGTGCATACCCAAGAGCCAAGCCAAGGCAGCTTGTTGACCGATGATGAGCAACAAGACACGGAACTTGACGTAGTCGCACACGAAGAAACAGAGGGCGAAGCATGA
- the cmoM gene encoding tRNA uridine 5-oxyacetic acid(34) methyltransferase CmoM, with the protein MTEDRNFDDIAHKFAKNIYGSDKGEIRQVIVWQDLAQALSMLQSDQQRLNILDAGGGLAQMSQKIAKLGHQVALCDLSSEMLQLAKQDIEANGLLENYRLIHSPVQDIAQHMPAPVDLVMFHAVMEWLVDPKSALETVLEQVKPGGIASVMFYNHHGLVYKNVVCGNLPHVLEGMPHRKRFKLQPQKGLVPQDVYQWIEEAGFNICGKSGIRCFSDYIGNRMNMGDYQFEDVLALEEKLCRQEPYLSLGRYIHVWAQKKDKQE; encoded by the coding sequence GTGACTGAAGACCGCAATTTCGACGATATTGCCCACAAATTTGCAAAAAATATTTACGGTTCGGACAAAGGTGAGATTCGCCAAGTAATTGTTTGGCAAGATCTTGCACAAGCTTTGTCCATGCTCCAAAGTGACCAACAACGCCTGAACATACTGGATGCGGGCGGTGGTCTGGCACAAATGTCACAAAAAATAGCTAAACTCGGACACCAAGTAGCGCTATGTGACTTATCCTCTGAAATGCTTCAGCTAGCTAAGCAAGACATTGAGGCCAATGGCTTGCTTGAGAACTATCGTTTGATTCATTCTCCAGTGCAAGACATTGCGCAGCACATGCCAGCGCCTGTCGATTTAGTCATGTTTCACGCCGTGATGGAGTGGCTCGTTGACCCTAAATCTGCGCTTGAAACGGTGCTAGAGCAAGTTAAGCCGGGAGGCATTGCCTCGGTGATGTTCTATAACCATCACGGCTTGGTGTACAAGAATGTTGTTTGTGGCAACCTTCCACATGTGTTAGAAGGTATGCCGCATCGCAAGCGCTTTAAGCTTCAACCACAAAAAGGCCTAGTGCCACAAGACGTGTATCAGTGGATTGAAGAGGCAGGTTTTAACATTTGTGGTAAGTCAGGCATTCGTTGTTTCAGTGACTACATTGGCAACCGAATGAACATGGGCGATTACCAATTTGAAGATGTGCTGGCACTTGAAGAGAAACTATGTCGACAAGAGCCGTACCTCTCATTAGGCCGATACATACATGTATGGGCACAAAAGAAAGATAAACAGGAATAA
- the mukF gene encoding chromosome partition protein MukF, translated as MSEMTLNVADQPIDELVGWVKQHDFSLNLTSERLAFLIAIAVLSNERFDEELGEGELHDAFTIVTRLFEETGEASAFRANNAINEMVKQRLISRFTSEITDGASIYRLSPLAIGITDYYVRHREFSKLKLSIQLSMVADEMAKAIEAAQKGGTAGHWKKNVYGVLKYSVGEIFDQIDLNQRVMDEQQQSVKLQIAELLNKDWREAINNCEALLSETSTTLRELQDTLQAAGDELQTQILDIQEIVYGDDELEFIEETLFGLQMKLDRITSWGQQAIDLWIGYDRHVHKFIRTAIDMDKNRAFSTRLRQSLKDYFDMPWYLTYADAERLIDLRDEALVLRDDEVTGQVPMEVEYEEYQQVNDELSERIGEMLKAHKEQGMPIDLGVVLRDYLSAHPRTHHFDLARIVVDQAVRLGYSESDYQAVQPDWQAINEFGAKVQANVIDRY; from the coding sequence ATGAGTGAGATGACTCTCAATGTTGCCGACCAACCTATCGATGAACTGGTAGGTTGGGTAAAGCAGCACGATTTCTCATTGAACCTAACCAGCGAAAGATTGGCTTTTCTAATCGCCATTGCAGTGTTAAGCAATGAAAGGTTTGATGAAGAATTGGGTGAAGGTGAACTCCATGATGCGTTTACTATCGTCACTCGATTATTTGAAGAGACCGGTGAGGCGTCGGCGTTCCGTGCCAACAACGCCATCAATGAAATGGTCAAGCAGCGCCTTATCAGCCGCTTTACCAGCGAAATCACCGATGGCGCAAGCATTTACCGTTTGTCACCGTTAGCAATTGGGATTACCGATTACTACGTACGTCACCGCGAGTTCTCGAAACTTAAGCTTTCGATTCAATTGTCGATGGTGGCCGATGAAATGGCGAAAGCGATAGAAGCGGCGCAAAAAGGCGGTACTGCGGGTCACTGGAAAAAGAACGTTTATGGCGTGTTGAAATACTCGGTGGGTGAGATTTTCGATCAAATCGACCTTAACCAACGCGTGATGGATGAGCAGCAACAATCGGTCAAACTGCAAATTGCTGAACTGTTGAACAAAGATTGGCGCGAAGCGATCAATAACTGTGAAGCGCTGCTCTCTGAAACATCAACAACACTGCGTGAATTGCAAGACACCTTGCAAGCGGCTGGTGATGAGTTGCAAACGCAGATCCTCGACATCCAAGAAATTGTCTATGGCGATGATGAGCTTGAGTTTATTGAAGAGACGCTGTTTGGCCTACAGATGAAACTGGACCGCATTACCAGTTGGGGTCAACAGGCGATCGACTTGTGGATCGGTTACGACCGCCACGTGCACAAGTTTATCCGTACCGCAATCGATATGGACAAAAACCGTGCCTTTAGCACTCGTCTGCGTCAATCACTCAAAGACTATTTCGACATGCCTTGGTACTTAACTTATGCCGATGCAGAGCGTTTGATCGACTTGCGTGACGAAGCCCTAGTGCTGCGTGACGATGAGGTTACCGGTCAAGTGCCGATGGAAGTGGAATACGAAGAATATCAACAAGTCAATGATGAGCTATCCGAAAGGATCGGTGAGATGCTTAAAGCTCATAAAGAGCAGGGCATGCCTATCGACCTTGGTGTGGTACTACGCGACTACTTGTCTGCCCACCCACGAACTCATCACTTTGATTTAGCGCGAATTGTCGTTGATCAAGCGGTAAGACTTGGCTACTCCGAGTCGGATTACCAAGCTGTTCAGCCAGACTGGCAAGCGATTAACGAATTTGGTGCAAAGGTACAAGCAAATGTCATCGACAGATACTAA